The DNA segment GCGCCGTGCCGGACCGGATGCATCCCCTTGAGGATGCCCTCCGCACAGCCCTCGGGCATCGGCGGCTGGACGTAATTCTCGTTCATCGCCGTGATGTAGTAGAAGACGTTTTCCTTGTCCTGATACATCCGCCGCAGACCGTCCTGGACGATCACCGCCAGCTCATAGGCGTAGGCCGGGTCGTAGGCCACACAGTTGGGGATGGTCGAGGCCAGCAGCAGGCTGTGACCGTCCTGATGCTGCAAACCTTCACCCGCCAGCGTGGTGCGCCCGGCCGTGCCGCCGATCAGGAAGCCGCGCGCGCGCATGTCGCCCGCCGCCCAGGCCAGATCGCCGATGCGCTGGAAGCCGAACATCGAGTAGTAGATGTAGAAGGGGATCATGCTCTGGCCATGATTGGCGTAGGCCGTGGCCGCCGCGATCCAGGACGACATCGCCCCGGCCTCGTTGATGCCCTCCTGCAGGATCTGGCCTTTCTTGTCTTCGCGGTAGTACATGACCTGATCGGAGTCGACCGGCTCATAGAGCTGACCCTGAGAGGCATAGATGCCGAGCTGACGGAACATGCCCTCCATGCCGAAGGTGCGCGCCTCGTCCGGGACGATGGGCACCACGTACTGACCGATCTGCTTGTCGCGCACCAGGAGCGTCAGCAGCCGCACGAAGGCCATGGTGGTCGACATCTCCTTGTCGCCGCTGCCGTCGAGCAGTGACTGGAAGGCGTCCAGGCTTGGCACCTGAAGCGGAGCAGCCTCGTCGCGTCGCGCCGGCAGGAAACCGCCGAGCTGCTCACGCCGCGCGTGCAGATACCGGCTCTCGGCGCTGTCGGGCGCGGGCTTGTAGAAGGGCGTGGCGTCGATCTGATCGTCCGAGATCGGAATGTTGAAGCGGTCGCGGAAGGCCCGCAGTGCCGTCTCGCCCATCTTCTTCTGCGAATGGGTGATGTTCATGCCCTCGCCGGCCACACCCATGCCATAGCCCTTGACCGTCTTGGCCAGGATCACGGTCGGCTGGCCGGTGCAGCTCATGGCGGCGGCATAGGCGTTGAAGACCTTGATCGGATCATGGCCGCCGCGATTGAGCCGCCAGATGTCCTCGTCCGACATATTGGCGACCATCGCCTTGAGCTCATCGTACTTGCCGAAGAAGTGCTCGCGTGTATAGGCGCCGCCCTTGGCCTTGTACGCCTGATAGTCGCCGTCGAGACATTCCTCCATGCGCTTGAGCAGCAGCCCCAGCTTGTCGCGCGCAAACAGCGGATCCCAGTAACGCCCCCAGATGACCTTGATGACGTTCCAGCCCGCACCCCGGAACACGGCCTCCAGTTCCTGGATGATCTTGCCGTTGCCGCGCACCGGGCCGTCGAGCCGTTGCAGGTTGCAGTTGACCACGAACACCAGGTTGTCGAGCCGCTCGCGCGCCGCCAGCGAGATCGCGCCCAGGGACTCCGGTTCGTCCATCTCACCGTCGCCGAGGAAGGCCCAGACCTTGCGCCCGGCGGTGTTGACCAGTCCGCGATCGTTCAGATAGCGCATGAAGCGCGCCTGATAGATGGCCATCAGCGGCCCCAGCCCCATCGAGACCGTGGGGAACTGCCAGAAGCCGGGCATCAGCCAGGGATGCGGATAGGACGACAGCCCATGACCATCGACCTCCTGGCGGAAGTGATGGAGCTGCTCCTCGCTGATCCGGCCTTCGAGGAAGGCGCGCGCATAGATGCCGGGCGCGGTATGCCCCTGGAAGAACACCAGATCCCCGCCGTGATCCTTGGTGCGCGCGTGCAGGAAGTGGTTGTAGGCGACATCGATCAGGGTCGCCGAGGAGGCGAAGCTGGAGATGTGCCCGCCCAGCTCGGTCGAAAGGCGGTTGGCCTGCACCACCATGGCCATCGCATTCCAGCGCACCAGCGAGCGGATACGCCGCTCCAGCGCCAGATCGCCCGGAAAGGGCTGTTCGGCCTGGACCGGGATGGTGTTCAGATAAGCGGTGTTGGCGCTGTAGGGCAGATAGGCGCCCGAGCGGCGGGCCTTGTCGATCAGGCGTTCGAGCAGGAAATGGGCGCGCTCGACGCCTTCGTTCTCCAGCACGGCCTCGAGCGAGTCGAGCCATTCCTGAGTCTCTTGCGGATCGATATCGGGCTTGTGGGTCATCAGTCGGTTCCAGGGAGACGTTTCGAGACGATGTCAGTGTAGACAAAGTCGCCAGTATACCTGGATCGACGATTTATTAAATACTGAGGATTCGATTTAGCAATGCAGACTTCGGAAAGGTCACTTGGGCGTCTGTCCCGCCTCCAGGTCTTTCAACAGGGTCCGTAGCTCCGTCATGGCCTGTTCGGCCTTGGTATTCGGGTCATACACGAAATCATCCAAACGGAAGACATCGCGCAGCTCGGCGGACAGCCGCTGCGGCTGGAGCACGCTATAGATGCGGCGCCACTCGCCCTCGACGCGCAGGGCCAGACGCGGATTGATCAGATACTGGCCGTGGCGCAGACGCAGGAACAGCTTGCGGTTGTAGCGATCCTCGCGGCTGACCTCGTTCTTCGACAGGATCGAGGTGCCCCGGCGTAGGCTCCATCCGCCCATGGCTTTGAAGGTGCAAAAATACAACATTAGGAATCAATCGCTTGCGATGTTGAATCTGGTGTGGACCGCCCAACTTTCCCTAGCCTGGGCTTTGCTAACCCAGCAAAATCAAGACATTGAGCGCAAGCACTTTTTGTGACCTTCAAAGCCATGACATCGCTTGGCCGAAGGTGACCGAGCAAAGCGGGAAACATACGGTCTTTGCATAGCGGAGTCTACGGCACTTCGCGCGTCGCGAAAGCGAGTGTAACCGAAGAACCGGATGCGGGAAAACTGCACGTCCGGGACTGTGGCGGGGGAACCGGGTAACCGGTTTCCCTACGCCGGAGTGAATCAGAATATGGCGATAAGATTAATGCCTTTACCAAAAATGCGACTAATGCTTTGAGTCAATCGTTTGTATTGAAATCGCTCGATCGTTCGAGGCGGGTCGATCGATCAGTCCGGCGCCCGCAACCGTTTGAACTCGGCGACGAAGCTTTCCAGTTGTCCGGCGGCGATGGCCTCGCGCAGGCCGCGCATCAGGGTTTGGTAGTAATGGAGGTTGTGGATGGTCGCCAGCCGCGCGCCCAGGATCTCCTTGCAACGGTCGAGATGATGCAGATAGGCGCGGCTGTAGTGACGGCAGGTGTAGCAGTCGCACAGCGGGTCGAGCGGACCTTCATCGGTGCGGTGGACGGCATTGCGGATGCGCACCACGCCCTGATGGGTGAACAGATGCCCGTTGCGCGCGTTGCGGGTCGGCATGACGCAGTCGAACATGTCGATGCCGCGCTGGACGGCGGCGACGATGTCCTCGGGCGTGCCGACGCCCATCAGATAGCGCGGACGATCGGTCGGCAGCTTGTCGGAGAGGAAATCGAGCACCCGTAGCCGGTCTTCCTCCGGCTCGCCGACCGACAGCCCACCGACCGCATAGCCATCGAAGCCGATCCGCATCAGACCTTCGAGCGACTCGGCGCGCGGGCGCTCGTGCATCCCGCCCTGGACGATGCCGAACAGCGCCGCCGGATTGTCGCCATGCGCCTCACGCGAGCGCGCCGCCCAGCGCAGCGACAGCTCCATCGAGACGCGCGCCTGCTCCTCGCCGGCGGGGTAGGGCGTGCATTCGTCGAAGATCATCACGATGTCGGAGCCGAGTTCGCGCTGCACCTGCATCGAGATCTCGGGGCTGAGGAACACCGGACTGCCGTCGACCGGCGATTGGAATTTGACTCCGTCCTCGGTGATCTTGCGTAGCTCGCCGAGACTGAAGACCTGGAAACCGCCCGAGTCGGTGAGGATGGGTTTGTCCCAGTGCATGAAGCCGTGCAGATCCCCGAGCCGGCGGATGACCTCGGTGCCGGGGCGCAGCATCAGATGGAAGGTGTTGCCGAGCACGATCTCGGCGCCGACCTCCAGCAGTTCCTCCGGGGTCATGGCCTTGACCGTGCCATAGGTGCCCACGGGCATGAAAGCGGGCGTCTCGACGGTCCCGCGTGCAAAGGTCAGACGTCCGCGACGGGCGAGGCCGTCGCGTTCAAGCAGGTCGAAGTGCATCGAAGAGGTTCCTGACCGGCTCGGAGCGAGACGGATCGTAGAGAGGATCGAAGTTCAGTGTTGAGTGCCGACAGCCGCCGTCATCGTCAGTGCCGTCTGGAGCGCCAGGCGCAGACTGCCGAGATCGGCGTGGTCGGTTCCGGCCAGTTCCAGCGCCGTGCCGTGATCGACCGAGGTGCGGATGATCGGCAGTCCAAGCGTCACATTGACCGCCTGACCGAACCCGAGATGCTTGAGCACCGGCAGCCCCTGGTCGTGATACATGGCCAGCACCGCATCGGCTGTTTTCAGACGCGGCGGCACGAACAGGGTATCGGCGGGCAACGGACCGACCAGATTCCAGCCGCGTGCGCGCCGTTCATCGAGCACGGGCGTGATG comes from the Allochromatium tepidum genome and includes:
- the aceE gene encoding pyruvate dehydrogenase (acetyl-transferring), homodimeric type translates to MTHKPDIDPQETQEWLDSLEAVLENEGVERAHFLLERLIDKARRSGAYLPYSANTAYLNTIPVQAEQPFPGDLALERRIRSLVRWNAMAMVVQANRLSTELGGHISSFASSATLIDVAYNHFLHARTKDHGGDLVFFQGHTAPGIYARAFLEGRISEEQLHHFRQEVDGHGLSSYPHPWLMPGFWQFPTVSMGLGPLMAIYQARFMRYLNDRGLVNTAGRKVWAFLGDGEMDEPESLGAISLAARERLDNLVFVVNCNLQRLDGPVRGNGKIIQELEAVFRGAGWNVIKVIWGRYWDPLFARDKLGLLLKRMEECLDGDYQAYKAKGGAYTREHFFGKYDELKAMVANMSDEDIWRLNRGGHDPIKVFNAYAAAMSCTGQPTVILAKTVKGYGMGVAGEGMNITHSQKKMGETALRAFRDRFNIPISDDQIDATPFYKPAPDSAESRYLHARREQLGGFLPARRDEAAPLQVPSLDAFQSLLDGSGDKEMSTTMAFVRLLTLLVRDKQIGQYVVPIVPDEARTFGMEGMFRQLGIYASQGQLYEPVDSDQVMYYREDKKGQILQEGINEAGAMSSWIAAATAYANHGQSMIPFYIYYSMFGFQRIGDLAWAAGDMRARGFLIGGTAGRTTLAGEGLQHQDGHSLLLASTIPNCVAYDPAYAYELAVIVQDGLRRMYQDKENVFYYITAMNENYVQPPMPEGCAEGILKGMHPVRHGADGEPQVQLLGSGSILREVLAAAELLEQDFGVGSTVWSVTSFNELRREGIEIERWNRLHPDQTPRVTYVESQLGDTRGPIVAATDYMRLQADQIRPYVPRRYVTLGTDGFGRSDMRRQLRKFFEVDRHQVVLAALKALADEGAVPVSMVTDAISRYRIDPDKPNPVNV
- the tgt gene encoding tRNA guanosine(34) transglycosylase Tgt, translated to MHFDLLERDGLARRGRLTFARGTVETPAFMPVGTYGTVKAMTPEELLEVGAEIVLGNTFHLMLRPGTEVIRRLGDLHGFMHWDKPILTDSGGFQVFSLGELRKITEDGVKFQSPVDGSPVFLSPEISMQVQRELGSDIVMIFDECTPYPAGEEQARVSMELSLRWAARSREAHGDNPAALFGIVQGGMHERPRAESLEGLMRIGFDGYAVGGLSVGEPEEDRLRVLDFLSDKLPTDRPRYLMGVGTPEDIVAAVQRGIDMFDCVMPTRNARNGHLFTHQGVVRIRNAVHRTDEGPLDPLCDCYTCRHYSRAYLHHLDRCKEILGARLATIHNLHYYQTLMRGLREAIAAGQLESFVAEFKRLRAPD